tgtcttagtttttgttttctattaaattggcaGTGATATGTTAACCACAACATTTGTTTTTCACCTCTGGTTACCTTTTAAAAGTTTACCCTTTCACCActggttaattttataattttctaccttAAAGTAGTGGAATGAATTGTCTAAATTGTGTCTCTACTATTATACATACTATAATACTctcaatataatttgaattgtaggtatttgatttaaatgtttataataaattttaattcagcAATACTATCTAAGAAACATTAAGAGTATTACTGAAAGTAAATCAACATTTTAggcaaattgtaatttattgtaactttACATAATATCTGTTTTACAGAATAATCCTACCGAAGCAAGGAACATGTTGCTTCAGAACCCACAACTGGCTTATGCATTACTCCAAGCCCAAGTGATCATGAGGATTGTGGACCCAGCTACAGCTGTTGTAAGTAACATAATACATTTAATCAATATCCgtgtaaaatattgaaaaaattaaaagccttcttaaatattaatggtgtataatcaacatttttattgcacttCAAGAGCTTACATTATTGAAAGTGTTTAATctgaactaaatattatatttatagagtaTGCTGCATCCAAGCAATCCGGTTCCACCAGTGTTGCAGTCTGGAGACAAGCCACAACCCAATACTTATGTTCCGAATAATCCTCCACCATGTAAGTTTaacgtaatttatttgtattaaaagtgttacttgaaaacaaaattgtttttctatattttaccattattcatgtattattacttttttttcagCACAACCCCCTCCATTGCTTGTTAATCCTGTACCACCGCCCAGCCAGTATCCACGTAagtatagtttaaaaatttactaGACAAATTATTCAGTTATTACTGGTCAAGTTACCATGAACACATTGCAGTTTAGAAAAAGACAAGATGTTCATTAGAAAAATATGATACATtgatagttatatatatattacccTATTCACACCATATACCAATGTGTCGAGAGCATATACTTATATTGTGCTGCTTTAAACTGTGTGTTATGTGTCTTGCAGCAACTCGTCCGTCGATGGACGTTGACTTGCGAGGATCACGCGCGGCTGTGCCCCCGCTGCTCGACCAGGACATGCGCAGTCTGCCGCCCGTGCACCCTCCGCACCAGACGCCACACCCTGTGCCGCCGCCGCAGCACCACGCGGCAGAACCGTGAGTGTACaccaatacttaatatttatagcattggCATGCAAAATGACACATCTAAAATGAGTTAAGTATGGGAAAAGGAAAGTACAATTGATACCATTAAAAGAGCCTCCTATCTTGCTGATAGAATGGgcctacaaataaacaaataattcacCTTAACTTAGTGTCTTCTAACTGTAAACACTGACTACAATACAAGAAACGAGGATATCCACTTTCTAGTGCTGATGGTCAGTAAGCAGTGAATGTGGACTATGAACCTTAACATTCTGGGTTCAATTCCCAAACTAGCCATGTAACATCTCTTAATTTTTGACTTGAAAAACATATGAAATACTTGCGATTGAATCAGTGTAAAATTTGGTGATATCAGCTCGGCGATATggatgcattaaatgtgcctcTGCCAACCCCTTTGAAAATAAAGACTAGTGACTTTGAATAAATTTGAAGGATTTAGTAGATTTCCAAAACCGAATCGGAAAGCATTAGTTGTTATATAGATTGCATAATACTCAGTTGACATTTACATTCTTTGTCAAGTCCTGCTGTCAGTGTGGAGGTACCACAAGAAACGTAAGTTGCACAATCTGTGAACTATATTTAGgatttttgtatacatattattttacagaCATATATCCTACACCACAATGTATGTTTATGttgcttaattttttatgattctATGAAACTGCTTCTCATGATCGTTGAAAAAGAAAGTGAAATACGGATTACCGGTATTGGATACtgaattttatgttttggtTTCGATCGTACCAAAATTTTGTGCGAGCGGTGCGGACGCAGGAATCATTACGAATCAACTTGATtggttattttcattaatttgaaacatttaCCAAAATGCAGCGatttctattttaatgtatattttctttttttgtgtttctattGTGTTGCATGACGTAGAAAAGTGACGTAAAAAATGAgaagtcagaaaaaaataataacacagaGACGCAATTGcgatattttatgttgttaaaatTCTCATTAAAAACTATGTTTATCTTATATATGTGGATATGTAGAGTAACAGATGAAAATCTCATAGGTATAGTCAGCCAATAAAGTATCtgaactaattaaaaatttcaaatcgcaaAACCTTTTGTATCCTTATAAACaagcattttttttctataataaaaacttaataaattatactttattttagattattaaaaaattacatataaattgcAGTCAATTTGTAGaagatttttcaatttattcagctacttttttgGCTGATTGTTTATTTCTCTAGTGGTGGAAGCCTTTTTCCAGCAGACAATAAATAATACCGggctgataattatttaattttaatcatgttTTAGGATCATTTTTAACCTGAtggttgttatatttttatttattgtaatgttaccTAACCGAAAATTAAGTCCCTAACGTATTTTGACATCATATTCATAATTTTGATGTTATCTGGGTCGGTGTCATAATAGGGAACCggtctatgtttgattttgttcattattctatatgtaatggttaataatatgaaaaagaagcacttctgcgaaaactgcataaaaattggttaaaaaatgggctagtaattcatatttcaaatattgtaatgtgcagaagtgggcttTTTAAGTTTCTAGTGAAGTTTGGTCAAAAAAGACCGACATTCACTTTCAGAAAGAAACATATGGCTATATATTCGGAAACATTACTTCGAAGGATGTTTTCAAATATCCCATTACATTCGCAGTTTAGATAGGGGACActttttacattattacaaaaGCAGAGATATTGCTGACAAAGAAATAGCATGTCAGGTGATGTTTCAAAATTTAAACGAGTCCGCCTATCATCCGAAATGCAACGCCTACGGTCAGGATCTCTTCAGGCGCATACCTTGTCCGAAAGGACAACTGTGTATTGATGAGGATACACCATGGAATGTGATAAAGAAGAATCAATTTACATATGTTATACAAAACAGTGGACAGCCTAGGTAagtgtaaatattgtattaacattGCATAGGTCATATATAACAACGGTGCTCTGAGGTGAACAAGCAGCTGTAACATTGGTGTTAACTAaggttaaaatataggtaatttaGCAGTGTTAAGAATTATTTGATTATCTCATttccaatacattttatattgtaaaaaataaacaaaatctttaaacaTGTTTGAGAAGCAAAATTGTAGCATTAAATAGATGAATCTTTTGAAGTCTTGATAGTATTCATTAatgtaacatataaaattaaataatacatgcACTAAGTATGCTTATCATGaggttatacataataatagatCCTAGTCTCATATATCTGTTCTAAAACAAATGGGAAAATTGTTTGCATCACAAATTTCTATAGATTAGGAAGTGTACatagtcttatttttttttcatatctgaTTTTAATGAAGCAAAGCCTATCTTCTGATTGCAATTATACTCTGCTCACCTGTGAAAACTATATGAAAaactactttattaattttggaaGGTGTGCTGATGAACTAAAAcagtcaaaaaataattaaaaaactctGATTACTCTTTTATTACTCTTCATTAGTCaccttttctttattatttcctTTCTTTCAATATACAGAGACCAAGTTCTGCTGTTACACATGTGTTTGATCTTATTAATGTATCAATTATTTCTCCAGGTTCTGGTATGTGTCTATGGTGGCTTGTTACCTGGATGAGGAGACATGCACATGGCATCACTACTCTGGTGCTCCGTCCAAAGGCAATAAGGCATTAACTGAGATGCGGAGACAATAACATATGATTTTTGGTTGGTCAATGGAAGTCCCAACTTATCCTTCTATAATACATTGTTGTACCAATTCTCATTTGATAGACAAAATACTCTGGAATTGTATCTTGTGTTCTGGCTGTGTTACATTATATTGTTGCCAGTACAAATTTATGCTGTAAGGTAagctttaaacttttaatttcttctttatattcataaatttagaTGAAGAAAAAATAGTAGACAGGTTTTAAAGCTATCATAGGTTTTACAAGTTTTATATCTTCCATCAAAAAAGGTATCTGATTATAATCAGGACTGCTTTATGCAAATTCTGAACTGTTGAAATAGTAGCCTGAATCCCATACTAAAGTGAAACATTCCATATTTATTCTTTGTTATAAGTTTGactatgtattaattataaattatttattagtcacatggtagtataattattttatttaatataaataaattaatacaatggAAATAATACATTCTACtttcatttgtataaatacacacatacaaCACTTCCCAAAAGTAAATAATcattatgttatacattataAGATATTCAACACAGAactattgatttaaatttaaatttgacgatgatgataaatttttaatatgattattttaggACCCAAAAGCATCCTGTG
This genomic window from Manduca sexta isolate Smith_Timp_Sample1 unplaced genomic scaffold, JHU_Msex_v1.0 HiC_scaffold_2508, whole genome shotgun sequence contains:
- the LOC119192238 gene encoding cleavage stimulation factor subunit 2-like; translation: MRNLNGYEIGGRSLRVDNACTEKSRMEMQALMQGPQVENPYGEAVEPEKAPEAISKAVATLPPEQMFELMKQMKLCIQNNPTEARNMLLQNPQLAYALLQAQVIMRIVDPATAVSMLHPSNPVPPVLQSGDKPQPNTYVPNNPPPSQPPPLLVNPVPPPSQYPPTRPSMDVDLRGSRAAVPPLLDQDMRSLPPVHPPHQTPHPVPPPQHHAAEP